CAGCATCTTTCCGCGGGCCGCCCTGGAGCGGCTCGGCGCCGACTACGGCGTGCGCGGCGAGGGGGAGACGGCGTTCCCGGCGCTGCTGGAGACGATCGCCCGCGGCGGCGACGCGGCGGCGATTCCCGGCGTGCTCGTCCGCGGGGGCGGCGGCGGTTCGGCGCCGGCGCGCTCCGTCGATCTCGACCGCTTCCCGGCGGCGGACTTCGCGGCGTGGAGCGACGCGGCCGCCGATCCGGAACTGCTCGTGCCGGTGCAGACGCGGCGCGGCTGCGCGATGGACTGCGCCTACTGCTCGACGGCGCTGATCGAAGGACGCGCGCTCCGCTTCCGCGCGGTCGAGTCGGTCGTGCGGGACCTCCGCGCGGTCGCCGACGCCGGCTTCCGCCGCGTCTTCTTCGTGGACAACGTCTTCAACGAGCCGGAGGCCTACGCGCTCGAGCTTTGCCGCGCGATCGCCGCGCTGGGGGCGCCGCTGGAGTTCCGCGCGATCGTCTACCCCAGGCGGCTCTCGCCGGAACTGGCGCGGGCGATGGCCGCGGCCGGCTGCGTCGAGACGAGCCTCGGCTTCGAGAGCGGCGATCCGGGGGTGCTGCGCGCGCTGGGGAAGCGGTTCTCGCCCGACGACGTGCGCGCGGTTTCCGACGCGCTCGCCGAGCGCGGCGTGCGGCGGCGCGGCTTCCTGCTGATCGGCGGGCCGGGGGAGACGATGGACACCGTCGCGCGGAGCCTCGAGTTCGCCGCCTCGCTCCGGCTCGACGGGCTGAAGACGACCGTCGGGATCCGGATCTACCCGGGCACGCCGCTCGCCGCCGCCGCGCTGCGCGAGGGGGTGGTCGCGCCGGACGACGACCTGCTCGAGCCGCGGTTCTACCTGTCGCCCGCGCTGCGGGACCATCTCGACGAGTTGCCGCCGCCCGATCCGCTTCCGTGAGTCCCAGGACGCGAAAAGGGCGGGCCGTCGCGGCCCGCCCTCTCGCTGTTTCGAAGCCGAGGACGATCGTCGCCGCGCGTCAGCGTTCCTTGCGGACGAGGACGATCGTCGCGCCGTCCTCTCCTTCGGCCGCGGCGAGGAGCTCCCGCAGCGCGGGGTAGTCGGACGGCGGAACGACGGCCTTCTTGAAGACGAGCGTCGTCGTCGCGACGACCGAGCGGCCGTTGCGCGACACCTCGCGCGCGTACGAGCCGACGGCGTTGTCGATCCGCAGCGGGGCGGGAAGGCGCAGTGGCTCGAAGCCGGCGGGAAGCTCGAGCGCGACGCGCGTCCGCTCCTCCGCCGGGACGGGAAGCTGCAGCGGGCGCGCGCGCCGGCCGCGCCAGATCTGCAGCGCGTCGCCGCGCAGCGCGCCGGGAACGCGCGGCAGGCGCAGCGCGACCGGGCGGTCGTCGCGCGCGAGCGGAACGGCGCCCCCTTCGAGCGCGAGGCGCAGCGAGAGCGCCTCGGCGCTCTTCGCCGCGACCGCGGTCCCGCGGACGCCCGGACGGCCGAGGCCGTCGAGGGCGCCGCCGAGGACGCGCGCGCCGTCCACGCCGTCGCGGTCGAACGCCGGCGCGGGATCGTAGAGGCCGGCGAGATCGACGTCGGCGGCGCCGGCGACGGCGAGTTCCCGGCCGCGCTCTTCGAGCTTCAACGAGACGTCGAGGGCGGCGCGGTTGCGCGCGGCGTCGAGCGCGGGCGCCGTCTCGAGGCCGTGCGCCTTTGCGTCGATCGTCAGGAAGGAGCGTCCCGCGAGTTGGAGGACGTTCCGCTTGGCGAGCGGCGTCGTCGGGTCGAACCAGGTCGCGCGTCCGCCGAGGTCCACGGCGACCCACGCTTCGGTCAGGAGCTGCGGGGCCGCGGCGACGTCGGCCGGCAGCGGCTCGTCGGCGGCGAGGACGACGACGGCGCGGCGGCCGTCGGCGCGCAGCAGCGCGGCGAGGAGGACCGCCTTGTCCAGCGGGTGGCCGACGCTCGAGTCGAGCGTCGCCGCCGCCGGGCGGGCCTCGAAGTCGAAGGCGGCGATCGGCCAGCGCACCGTGCGCACGCCGTCCACGACGAAGGCGTGGAGCTTCTCGATCCGCTCGACGTCGAGCGTCGCGTCGCCGACGATCCGCTTCGCCGCCGCCTCGATCGCGGCGGTCGGCTTCGCGGCGCCGTCGATCCGGTCGAAGAGGTCGGCGCGCACGGCGTTCCAGTCGGCGGCGGTGGAATACGCCAGACGGCAGCGGCCGAGGTTCCCGGCGAGCGCCTCGTTCGGGACGACGGCCGGCGCGTCGGCGCGTCGCAGGGCGAGGCGGACGAGCCCGCCGTCGCGCGTTTCGCGCGGCGCGAGCGCGCAGCCGAGCGCGCTCCAGCGGATCGGCGACGCGGCGGGCGCGGCGAGTTCGATCGAGCGCTCGGCGATCGGCAGCGGGCCGTCGAGGTCGAGGACGCCCGAGGCCGCGGGCCGCGGCGCGGGCGCGCGGTCGGCGATCGTGTAGGCGAGGCGCGTGACGCCGCGCGTCTCGACGCCGACCTGCGAGACGGTCATCTCGCGCAGCGAGGCGTACGGCGCGGCCCACTCCAGCGGCGCGGCGGTGTTGGCGACGAGGCTGTTCTCCTTCGCCGCGACGAGCCGCCCTTCCGGCGTGAAGGTCCACGCTTCGTCGATCGTCAGCGTCGAGCGGGCGTCGTTCCAGTCCACGCTCGGGTCGAAGTAGCCGTGGGCGTCGAGCCACGGCGTGAACGGCTGGAGGTCGAGGAGTTCGCGCCGCACGACGCGGCCGTCCTGGCCGAGGACGACCTCGGTCGCCTGCCGCAGGACGCGGCCGTCCTGGCCGGCGACCGGCGCCTCGGCGACGGCGCGCCGCACCGCGTCGGGAACGGTCGGCGCGGCCTTGGCAACGGGCTTGGCTTCCGGTCGGTCCGGCGCGGCCTTGGCGGCGGGCTTGGCTTCCGGCGCGGCGGCGCGGGCGGGGAAGGGGAGGGACGCCGCGGCGAGCGCGAGCGCGGCGACGGCGACGTTCCGGAGCGTCTTCACTTGGCCTCCCGTTCCAGGACCACCAGGTCCTCCGGCAAGGCGCGCGCCTCCTGCACGACGGCGCGGAAGTTGGCGTAGGCGTCGACCGGCACGACGCGCCGCTTGATCGTCAGCCGGTAGTCGGAAACGATCGCGTTCCCCTTCGTTTCCGCGGAGACGGCGAGCGCGGCGGCGGGCCCGTCGAGCTTTCGTTCGCGCGGCAGCCGCGCGACGCGGTATCCGGGCGGCGGCGTCAGCGTCTCGTGCAGCTCGAACACGCGCGAGGCGCCGAGCTGCAGCGCCTGCGTCCGGCGCGGCGCCTTGGCCGCTTCCCAGTACGGCGCGTAGCCGGGGGAGCGGAACGGGTGGCGCAGCGCGGGGAGCGCGAACGAGAGCGTCTTGTCGCCGGCGAGCGCGTAGCGCGGGATCGCGTAGCGGATCTCGAAGCGGAGCGGGCGCCGCGGATCGAGCAGCGCCGCGGAGTCCACGGCGACCGGCTCGACCGTCGCGCCGGGGGCGATTCCGGCCACGATCTGCTCGAACCACGCCTGGCGGTCGGCGGCGCCGGCGCCCGACACGAGGTCGCGCCGCAGCCGCTGGTCGACGAGCCCCGTCGCGGTCAGGACGAGCGTGCCGCGCAGCGTGCCGGCGGCGTCGAGCGACGCGTTCGAGTCGAGCCGCAGCAGCTGCGCCGCGGGGTCGAACGCCGGCGTCGCGGTCAGCGTCTCGCCTTCCGGGGCGCCGATCAGGTAGTTCTGCTCGCCTTCGGCGCTCGACCAGAGTTCGGGCGAGAGCGGAACCCACGTCGGATCGAGCAGCTGGTACGTGCCGTCCTTGCGGCGCAGCGCGGCGACGCAGTGGTTGAACTGGTCGGCCGGGATCCGCTCGACCCGCGCGCCGGCCATCGTCATCGCCGGATAGACCGTGAACCCGGCGGCGCGCAGCATCGTGATCGCCATCGCCGCCTTGTCCTTGCAGACGCCGGAGCGGTCCTCGAAGATCATCGGGCCGGGGTGGAGCGTGTATCCC
This window of the bacterium genome carries:
- a CDS encoding radical SAM protein translates to PPDVVGLSVRNIDNVDMRRARFLLPLAAAAVAACRAAGAAPIVVGGAGYSIFPRAALERLGADYGVRGEGETAFPALLETIARGGDAAAIPGVLVRGGGGGSAPARSVDLDRFPAADFAAWSDAAADPELLVPVQTRRGCAMDCAYCSTALIEGRALRFRAVESVVRDLRAVADAGFRRVFFVDNVFNEPEAYALELCRAIAALGAPLEFRAIVYPRRLSPELARAMAAAGCVETSLGFESGDPGVLRALGKRFSPDDVRAVSDALAERGVRRRGFLLIGGPGETMDTVARSLEFAASLRLDGLKTTVGIRIYPGTPLAAAALREGVVAPDDDLLEPRFYLSPALRDHLDELPPPDPLP
- a CDS encoding DUF3857 domain-containing protein — translated: MSMRLLLPAALAAGIFCTVAAAQEPPAPANDGDLRALVEAAGDASANGGADRVVVFRRTDVDVEESGLAHIVERQLVKCLSEKGAAELARFRFDYDPTSNLVEVRRVRVLRAGGAVETVDAAKAADLPQPQHMIYWGARMKILQLPRLLPGDAVEVESYTKGFLIAYLDDLARGGAPEDERYIPPMRGHFYDVVFFQDDAPVKLRHYAVRTPKDKPLQFEVYNGEVKTFAGVEGDKLVYRFWKEGLPAYEAEPRAVAPSDVQTKVVLATVPDWRDKSRWFAEVNDRQFAADERIKTKVAELTKGLDDDGKVSAIVHWAADNIRYSGITMGKGEGYTLHPGPMIFEDRSGVCKDKAAMAITMLRAAGFTVYPAMTMAGARVERIPADQFNHCVAALRRKDGTYQLLDPTWVPLSPELWSSAEGEQNYLIGAPEGETLTATPAFDPAAQLLRLDSNASLDAAGTLRGTLVLTATGLVDQRLRRDLVSGAGAADRQAWFEQIVAGIAPGATVEPVAVDSAALLDPRRPLRFEIRYAIPRYALAGDKTLSFALPALRHPFRSPGYAPYWEAAKAPRRTQALQLGASRVFELHETLTPPPGYRVARLPRERKLDGPAAALAVSAETKGNAIVSDYRLTIKRRVVPVDAYANFRAVVQEARALPEDLVVLEREAK
- a CDS encoding DUF3858 domain-containing protein, producing the protein MKTLRNVAVAALALAAASLPFPARAAAPEAKPAAKAAPDRPEAKPVAKAAPTVPDAVRRAVAEAPVAGQDGRVLRQATEVVLGQDGRVVRRELLDLQPFTPWLDAHGYFDPSVDWNDARSTLTIDEAWTFTPEGRLVAAKENSLVANTAAPLEWAAPYASLREMTVSQVGVETRGVTRLAYTIADRAPAPRPAASGVLDLDGPLPIAERSIELAAPAASPIRWSALGCALAPRETRDGGLVRLALRRADAPAVVPNEALAGNLGRCRLAYSTAADWNAVRADLFDRIDGAAKPTAAIEAAAKRIVGDATLDVERIEKLHAFVVDGVRTVRWPIAAFDFEARPAAATLDSSVGHPLDKAVLLAALLRADGRRAVVVLAADEPLPADVAAAPQLLTEAWVAVDLGGRATWFDPTTPLAKRNVLQLAGRSFLTIDAKAHGLETAPALDAARNRAALDVSLKLEERGRELAVAGAADVDLAGLYDPAPAFDRDGVDGARVLGGALDGLGRPGVRGTAVAAKSAEALSLRLALEGGAVPLARDDRPVALRLPRVPGALRGDALQIWRGRRARPLQLPVPAEERTRVALELPAGFEPLRLPAPLRIDNAVGSYAREVSRNGRSVVATTTLVFKKAVVPPSDYPALRELLAAAEGEDGATIVLVRKER